A window of Roseovarius sp. THAF27 contains these coding sequences:
- the mutL gene encoding DNA mismatch repair endonuclease MutL, which yields MNEISPNISEERPVIRQLDETAINRIAAGEVVERPASAVKELVENALDAGARRVDVDIADGGKTLIRVRDDGCGMTGDELPLALSRHATSKIDGSDLLNIHSFGFRGEALPSLGSVGRLTITSRAQGFDGVEITVAGGGIGAVKPAALNRGTVVELRDLFYATPARLKFMRTDRAEAQAVGDVIKRLAMAEPFVRFTLRDVSEGREPRMVFRADAESGDLFDALHGRLGQVLGREFAENALRIEAEREGIAMTGYAALPTYSRGSSVAQYLFVNGRPVRDKMLYGALRAAYHDFLSRDRHPAAALFLECEPKLVDVNVHPAKSEVRFRDPGVARGLLVSGLRHALAEAGHRASTTVAGATLGAMRPEPLPQAGASKIYQMDRPGAAARAASYQMQAPEAGFAEMQGAWSGRVEPQVVETHEDAVAPQSLPLGAARAQVHENYIVAQTETGMVLVDQHAAHERLVYEKLKRQMAENGVASQALLIPEIVELSSGEAGLLLDMAEDLARLGLVIEAFGPGSIAVRETPAILGPCDAGKMLRDVLDELADMGESLNVQARIEAILSRVACHGSIRSGRRMSGEEMNALLREMEATPHSGQCNHGRPTYVELKLSDIERLFGRT from the coding sequence ATGAATGAAATCAGCCCCAATATAAGCGAGGAACGGCCTGTCATCCGGCAACTGGACGAGACGGCGATCAACCGCATTGCCGCCGGTGAGGTGGTGGAGCGCCCGGCCTCGGCGGTCAAGGAACTGGTGGAGAATGCGCTGGATGCGGGCGCCCGCCGGGTCGATGTGGACATTGCCGATGGGGGCAAGACGCTGATCCGCGTGCGGGACGACGGCTGCGGAATGACCGGGGACGAGTTGCCGCTGGCGCTGAGCCGGCACGCGACGTCGAAGATCGACGGGTCGGACCTGCTCAACATCCATTCCTTCGGGTTTCGGGGCGAGGCGCTGCCCAGCCTCGGGTCGGTGGGGCGGCTGACGATCACAAGCCGGGCGCAGGGGTTCGACGGGGTCGAGATTACGGTGGCGGGTGGTGGCATCGGTGCAGTGAAGCCTGCCGCGCTGAACCGGGGTACGGTGGTGGAGTTGCGCGATCTCTTTTACGCCACGCCCGCGCGGTTGAAATTCATGCGCACCGACCGGGCCGAGGCGCAGGCGGTGGGCGATGTGATCAAGCGGCTGGCGATGGCGGAGCCGTTCGTCAGGTTCACCCTGCGCGACGTGAGCGAGGGGCGCGAGCCGCGTATGGTGTTTCGCGCCGATGCCGAGAGTGGCGATCTGTTCGATGCGCTGCACGGGCGTTTGGGCCAGGTTCTGGGACGGGAGTTCGCCGAGAACGCGTTGCGGATCGAGGCCGAGCGCGAGGGGATCGCGATGACGGGCTATGCCGCGTTGCCGACCTATTCGCGGGGGTCGAGCGTGGCGCAGTATCTGTTCGTCAACGGGCGGCCGGTGCGGGACAAGATGCTCTATGGGGCGCTGCGGGCGGCCTATCACGATTTCCTCAGCCGGGACCGGCATCCGGCGGCGGCACTGTTCCTGGAATGCGAGCCAAAGCTGGTGGATGTGAACGTGCACCCGGCGAAATCCGAGGTGCGGTTTCGCGATCCCGGCGTGGCGCGGGGGCTGCTGGTGTCGGGGCTGCGCCATGCGCTGGCCGAGGCGGGTCACCGGGCGTCGACCACCGTGGCGGGCGCGACGCTGGGTGCGATGCGGCCGGAGCCCTTGCCACAGGCGGGCGCTTCAAAAATCTACCAGATGGATCGGCCCGGGGCAGCGGCGCGGGCGGCGAGTTACCAGATGCAGGCGCCGGAGGCGGGCTTTGCCGAGATGCAAGGCGCCTGGTCGGGTCGGGTCGAGCCGCAGGTGGTGGAGACGCACGAAGACGCGGTGGCGCCGCAGTCGCTGCCCTTGGGGGCGGCGCGGGCGCAGGTGCACGAGAATTACATCGTGGCGCAGACCGAGACCGGCATGGTCCTTGTGGATCAGCACGCGGCGCATGAGCGGCTGGTCTATGAGAAGCTGAAGCGGCAGATGGCCGAGAACGGCGTGGCCAGTCAGGCGCTGCTGATCCCCGAGATTGTCGAGTTGAGCAGTGGCGAGGCGGGGCTGCTGCTGGATATGGCCGAGGATCTGGCGCGGCTGGGGCTGGTGATCGAGGCGTTCGGGCCGGGCAGCATCGCGGTGCGCGAGACGCCGGCAATCCTGGGGCCGTGCGACGCGGGCAAGATGCTGCGCGACGTGCTGGACGAATTGGCCGACATGGGTGAGAGCCTGAACGTGCAGGCGCGGATCGAGGCGATCCTGAGCCGGGTGGCCTGTCACGGCTCGATCCGGTCGGGGCGGCGCATGAGCGGCGAGGAGATGAACGCATTGCTGCGCGAGATGGAGGCGACGCCGCATTCCGGGCAGTGCAACCACGGACGGCCCACTTACGTGGAGCTGAAACTGAGCGATATCGAGCGGTTGTTCGGGCGGACATGA
- a CDS encoding rhodanese-like domain-containing protein, producing the protein MLFLTIRIATTLTSPGRSGNPQRHTLVSRPDAKPEEGHTMQSETIGVATFETWTVKEVADAFAANEIVLIDVRTIPEYAFQHIEGAMLFPMPFFDAQKLPGQSDKRIVLHCGSGVRSDKMARAAIDAGLDRIAHMEGGFGAWKEAGKPYIGTSMSTGGPERVTA; encoded by the coding sequence GTGCTTTTTCTCACGATCCGGATCGCCACGACACTCACGTCCCCGGGACGCTCCGGGAACCCGCAGCGCCACACCCTCGTTTCTCGTCCAGACGCCAAGCCCGAGGAAGGCCATACCATGCAATCCGAAACCATCGGCGTCGCCACGTTCGAAACCTGGACCGTCAAAGAGGTCGCCGACGCCTTCGCCGCGAACGAAATCGTGCTGATCGACGTCCGCACGATCCCCGAATACGCCTTCCAGCATATCGAGGGCGCCATGCTCTTTCCCATGCCCTTCTTCGACGCGCAGAAACTGCCCGGCCAGTCCGACAAGCGTATCGTCCTGCATTGCGGCTCGGGCGTGCGGTCGGACAAGATGGCCCGTGCGGCGATCGACGCCGGCCTCGACCGCATCGCCCACATGGAGGGCGGCTTCGGCGCATGGAAAGAGGCCGGCAAACCCTATATCGGCACCTCCATGAGCACCGGCGGCCCCGAACGTGTCACCGCTTGA
- a CDS encoding succinylglutamate desuccinylase/aspartoacylase family protein, with protein sequence MSKRDAFGIGGETVRPGSRKTVDVPVSTLSDHTPVSLAVHVIHGRRPGPVLFVSAAIHGDEVIGVEIVRRLLRAAPLKGMAGTLLAVPIVNGFGFHNHSRYLPDRRDLNRCFPGGAEGSMASRLAHIFMEEVVRRADVGIDLHSAAIHRTNLPQIRLTPGNERLKSLGEAFGAPVMMASKLREGSLRLAAEDEGVDVLLYEGGEALRFDELAVRAGVSGCLRVMRRLGMIGSKGVPKRRSVPVVANTSHWYRAPVGGVFRGYKAIGDAVEPGTVLGAVSDPMGQTDREVICEEVGIVIGRSNMPAVYEGEALFHIAETPRAEHAAEGVAAHMEAAPLYDEDEII encoded by the coding sequence ATGTCGAAACGTGATGCATTCGGGATCGGGGGCGAGACGGTAAGGCCCGGAAGCCGCAAGACGGTGGACGTGCCGGTGAGCACCCTGTCGGACCATACGCCGGTGAGCCTGGCGGTGCACGTGATCCACGGGCGGCGGCCCGGGCCGGTGCTGTTCGTCTCGGCGGCGATCCATGGCGACGAGGTGATCGGGGTCGAGATCGTGCGGCGGCTGTTGCGGGCGGCGCCCCTGAAGGGCATGGCGGGTACGTTGCTGGCGGTGCCGATCGTCAACGGGTTCGGCTTTCACAACCATTCCCGCTATCTGCCGGACCGGCGCGACCTGAACCGCTGTTTTCCCGGCGGCGCGGAAGGCAGCATGGCATCGCGGCTGGCGCATATCTTCATGGAAGAGGTGGTGCGGCGTGCGGATGTGGGGATCGACCTGCATTCGGCGGCAATCCACCGGACCAACCTGCCGCAGATCCGGCTGACGCCGGGCAACGAGCGTTTGAAATCCCTGGGCGAGGCGTTCGGCGCGCCGGTGATGATGGCCTCGAAGCTGCGCGAGGGCAGCTTGCGGCTGGCCGCCGAGGACGAGGGCGTGGATGTCCTACTGTACGAAGGCGGCGAGGCGCTGCGGTTCGACGAACTGGCCGTGCGGGCCGGGGTGAGCGGGTGCCTCCGGGTGATGCGGCGGCTGGGCATGATCGGGTCCAAGGGCGTGCCGAAGCGGCGCAGCGTGCCGGTGGTGGCGAACACGTCGCACTGGTACCGGGCTCCGGTGGGCGGTGTCTTTCGCGGCTACAAGGCGATCGGCGATGCGGTGGAGCCGGGCACGGTGCTGGGTGCTGTCAGCGACCCGATGGGCCAGACCGACCGGGAGGTGATCTGCGAGGAGGTGGGCATCGTGATCGGGCGGTCGAACATGCCTGCCGTCTACGAGGGCGAGGCGCTGTTTCATATCGCCGAGACGCCAAGGGCGGAACATGCCGCCGAGGGCGTGGCCGCGCATATGGAGGCCGCCCCGCTTTACGACGAGGACGAGATCATCTGA
- a CDS encoding GNAT family N-acetyltransferase, with translation MAGTDDPDRFGWDRIEQILRDQGAITFRMTPTEDCPEIERRLAEIGCTISWWDVFDGPRDSIRAACDDALGQARDDLVPAVPSGPDDLAFLEKVQDFIARCGIAPYPAQVLPGQTGPAALAVLTDPEDGTIAATAFTYFPYNAHGQHHATAWAGLVVVREDQRKRGIGVRVNALALRAAVDDLGAERVQQFARTTNLASCRMIERCGLRLRRDVRSGIAQPEGAQSFTR, from the coding sequence ATGGCCGGCACGGACGACCCCGACCGCTTCGGCTGGGACAGGATCGAGCAAATCCTGCGCGACCAGGGCGCGATCACGTTCCGCATGACCCCGACGGAAGACTGCCCCGAAATCGAGCGCCGCCTGGCCGAGATCGGCTGCACCATAAGCTGGTGGGACGTGTTCGACGGCCCGCGCGACAGTATCCGGGCCGCCTGCGACGATGCGCTCGGTCAGGCGCGCGACGATCTGGTACCGGCCGTGCCATCCGGTCCCGACGATCTTGCGTTCCTCGAAAAGGTGCAGGATTTCATCGCCCGCTGCGGCATCGCGCCCTACCCTGCGCAGGTGCTCCCGGGTCAGACGGGGCCTGCCGCGCTGGCCGTGCTCACCGACCCGGAAGACGGCACCATCGCGGCCACCGCCTTTACCTACTTTCCCTACAACGCCCATGGCCAGCATCACGCCACCGCCTGGGCCGGGCTCGTGGTGGTGCGCGAGGATCAGCGCAAACGCGGCATCGGCGTCCGGGTCAATGCCCTTGCCCTGCGCGCGGCGGTGGACGATCTCGGCGCCGAGCGGGTGCAGCAATTCGCCCGCACCACCAACCTTGCCTCCTGTCGGATGATCGAACGCTGCGGTCTGCGCCTGCGCCGCGACGTGCGCTCCGGCATCGCCCAGCCCGAAGGGGCGCAAAGCTTTACGCGCTGA